One window of Mus caroli chromosome 11, CAROLI_EIJ_v1.1, whole genome shotgun sequence genomic DNA carries:
- the LOC110305439 gene encoding olfactory receptor 2W3-like, with protein MSSSGAVEMGATNDSTFSHFMLIGFSDRPELERVLFAIILPAYLLTLLGNSTIILVSRLDPHLHTPMYFFLTHLSFLDLSFTSSSIPQLLYNLSGPDKTMSYVGCALQLVLFLGLGGVECLLLAVMAYDRFVAICKPLHYMVIMSPRLCVGLVSVAWSCGVANSLAMSPATLSLPRCGHRSVDHFLCEMPALIRMACVNTAVVEGIAFILAIGIVLSPLVFILISYGYIVRAVLRISSAAGRQKAFNTCGSHLTVVSLFYGNIIYMYMQPGHSSSQDQGKFLTLFYNIVTPLLNPLIYTLRNKEVKGALRRLLLGSRETGQVRAGSRRTRGKLSG; from the coding sequence ATGTCTTCCTCAGGTGCAGTAGAGATGGGAGCAACCAACGACAGCACCTTCAGCCATTTCATGCTTATAGGCTTCTCTGACCGGCCCGAGCTGGAGAGGGTGCTCTTTGCCATCATCCTGCCCGCCTACCTCCTGACCCTGCTGGGCAACAGCACCATCATCCTGGTATCCAGGCTGGACCCGCACctgcacacccccatgtacttcttcctcacaCACCTGTCCTTCCTGGACCTCAGCTTCACCAGTAGCTCCATCCCACAGCTGCTCTATAACCTCAGCGGGCCGGACAAGACCATGAGCTATGTGGGCTGTGCTCTGCAGCTGGTCCTGTTCCTGGGCCTGGGGGGTGTGGAATGCCTGCTGCTGGCTGTAATGGCCTATGACCGCTTTGTGGCGATCTGCAAGCCCCTGCACTACATGGTCATCATGAGCCCCAGGCTCTGCGTGGGCCTGGTCTCAGTGGCCTGGAGCTGCGGCGTGGCCAACTCCTTGGCAATGTCTCCAGCAACTCTCAGCCTACCCCGCTGCGGGCACCGCAGTGTGGACCACTTCCTCTGCGAGATGCCAGCCCTCATCAGGATGGCCTGTGTCAACACAGCTGTCGTTGAAGGCATTGCCTTCATCCTGGCAATAGGCATCGTGCTGTCACCCCTGGTGTTCATCTTGATCTCCTATGGTTACATTGTAAGAGCTGTGTTGCGAATCAGCTCAGCTGCAGGGCGGCAGAAGGCATTCAATACGTGTGGCTCGCACCTCACCGTGGTCTCGCTTTTCTATGGAAATATCATCTACATGTACATGCAGCCCGGGCACAGCTCCTCCCAGGACCAGGGCAAGTTCCTCACCCTCTTCTACAATATTGTCACCCCTCTCCTCAACCCTCTGATCTACACGCTCAGGAACAAGGAGGTGAAGGGGGCGCTCAGAAGGCTGCTCCTGGGTAGCCGAGAGACAGGGCAAGTGAGGGCTGGTTCCAGACGGACTAGAGGAAAGCTGTCCGGGTGA